One part of the Desulfonema ishimotonii genome encodes these proteins:
- the rsmG gene encoding 16S rRNA (guanine(527)-N(7))-methyltransferase RsmG, with amino-acid sequence MKVGSEEWTETIRSCAATFGIAVDREQGALFARHARELLNWNRKTNLTAITDPAEMALKHFADSIIPVQWLPKGARVLDIGAGGGFPGIPLKIMDPSLSLTLIDAVRKKASFLKFVIRALRLEGIEAHHMRAEEMAGRPEFENGFDVVVCRALSALDDFARLALPLLRTDGLMIALKGNITDEEIEAARRSGPEGLHVEVSRYVLPVLNAERGIIIMRRNR; translated from the coding sequence ATGAAGGTCGGATCAGAAGAATGGACAGAGACCATCCGGTCCTGCGCTGCGACATTCGGCATCGCAGTGGACCGGGAACAGGGCGCGCTGTTCGCGCGGCACGCCCGTGAGCTGCTTAACTGGAACCGCAAAACCAACCTGACGGCCATCACCGATCCGGCAGAGATGGCACTCAAGCATTTTGCGGATTCGATCATTCCGGTTCAATGGCTTCCCAAAGGGGCCAGAGTGCTGGACATCGGCGCGGGCGGCGGATTTCCGGGAATTCCGCTGAAAATCATGGACCCGTCGCTCTCCCTGACACTCATTGACGCCGTGCGCAAAAAGGCGAGCTTTCTTAAATTCGTCATCCGTGCCCTGAGACTGGAGGGCATTGAGGCGCATCACATGCGGGCCGAGGAGATGGCCGGACGCCCGGAATTTGAAAACGGCTTTGACGTGGTGGTCTGCCGGGCGCTGTCGGCCCTGGATGACTTTGCCCGGCTGGCCCTGCCGCTGCTCAGAACGGATGGCCTGATGATCGCCCTGAAGGGGAATATTACGGATGAGGAGATCGAAGCGGCCCGGAGGTCTGGGCCGGAGGGGCTGCATGTGGAAGTGTCCCGATATGTCCTGCCGGTCCTCAATGCGGAGCGGGGGATCATCATCATGCGCCGGAACCGGTGA
- a CDS encoding glutamate synthase subunit beta encodes MGKITGFKEFTRILPRKRPVEERIRDYREIYLPFPKETLISQAARCMDCGVPTCHSGCPLGNLIPDWNDRVYRGQWRDAIRLLHRTNNFPEFTGRLCPAPCEEACVLAISEPAVTIEQIEKEIIEYAFEQGWVVPEPPARRTGKTVAVIGSGPAGLACAQQLNRAGHTVTVFERDDRSGGLLRYGIPDFKMDKGIIDRRLAILEAEGIGFRTGVHVGTDVTAEDLADFNAVVICVGATRPRDMAVPGRELDGVHFAMAYLTRQNRRVAGDDLAVMGISEISAAGKNVVVIGGGDTSSDCIGNCARQGAKQILNFIKYPEPPEARPEDQPWPCWPDRLRTTPSHEEGCERHWGLMAKAFVGHGGRVENVITLDLRPQSVAGRKKPVMKPVPGTERTWPADLVLLAIGFEGPETDTLVTQYGLTPDEQGNIRTDASHMSDRPGVFAAGDASMGASLIVWAISEGREAARSADIYLMGRSALPTRGPGDLPPCR; translated from the coding sequence ATGGGAAAAATAACCGGATTCAAGGAATTTACCCGCATCCTGCCCCGGAAACGCCCGGTGGAAGAACGCATCAGGGATTACAGGGAGATTTACCTGCCCTTCCCAAAGGAGACGCTCATCTCCCAGGCCGCCCGGTGCATGGATTGCGGCGTGCCCACCTGTCATTCGGGGTGTCCGCTGGGCAACCTGATCCCGGACTGGAACGACCGGGTTTACCGGGGGCAGTGGCGGGACGCCATCCGGCTGCTCCACCGGACCAACAATTTTCCGGAATTCACCGGACGCCTCTGTCCGGCCCCGTGTGAAGAGGCCTGTGTGCTGGCCATCAGCGAACCGGCTGTGACCATTGAGCAGATCGAAAAGGAGATCATCGAATACGCCTTTGAACAGGGCTGGGTGGTTCCCGAACCCCCGGCGCGGCGAACCGGTAAAACCGTTGCCGTGATCGGCTCCGGGCCTGCGGGACTGGCGTGCGCCCAGCAGCTGAACCGGGCCGGACACACGGTCACGGTTTTTGAGCGGGACGACCGGTCCGGCGGCCTGCTCCGGTACGGCATCCCGGATTTCAAAATGGATAAGGGCATCATTGACCGGCGGCTGGCGATCCTGGAGGCCGAGGGCATCGGTTTCAGGACCGGGGTTCATGTGGGCACGGACGTGACGGCAGAGGATCTGGCGGATTTCAACGCCGTGGTTATCTGCGTCGGGGCTACCCGGCCCCGGGATATGGCGGTTCCGGGTCGGGAACTGGACGGCGTTCACTTTGCAATGGCCTATCTGACCCGGCAGAACCGGCGGGTGGCCGGGGATGATCTTGCCGTGATGGGCATATCCGAGATATCGGCAGCCGGTAAAAACGTGGTGGTCATCGGCGGGGGCGACACCAGCAGTGACTGTATCGGCAACTGCGCCCGGCAGGGGGCGAAACAGATCCTCAATTTCATCAAATATCCCGAACCGCCGGAAGCGCGCCCTGAAGATCAGCCGTGGCCCTGCTGGCCGGACCGGCTGCGGACCACTCCGTCCCACGAAGAGGGGTGTGAACGCCACTGGGGCCTGATGGCAAAGGCATTTGTCGGCCATGGGGGGCGGGTGGAAAATGTGATCACCCTTGATCTGAGGCCGCAGTCGGTGGCAGGCCGGAAAAAGCCGGTTATGAAACCGGTTCCGGGGACGGAGCGGACGTGGCCTGCGGACCTGGTGCTGCTCGCCATCGGATTTGAAGGGCCGGAGACGGACACCCTTGTGACGCAGTACGGACTGACGCCGGACGAGCAGGGCAATATCCGCACCGATGCCAGCCACATGTCAGACCGACCGGGCGTCTTTGCTGCCGGAGATGCCAGCATGGGCGCATCCCTGATTGTATGGGCCATCTCCGAGGGGCGGGAGGCCGCCCGCAGTGCGGACATATATCTGATGGGACGATCGGCGCTGCCCACCAGAGGGCCGGGGGATCTGCCGCCCTGCCGCTGA